Proteins from one Syngnathus scovelli strain Florida chromosome 9, RoL_Ssco_1.2, whole genome shotgun sequence genomic window:
- the pmvk gene encoding phosphomevalonate kinase: MECSHSEPKLILIFSGKRKSGKDYVTDVILDRLGEDVCGVVRLSAPLKQAYAQEHGLDAKQLSGSGPYKELYRVDMVSWGEARRQRDPGFFCRLATRGAHQPVWVVSDARRMSDLCWFWAKFPQQTRCVRVESREETRRRRGWIFTPGVDDAESECGLDSGVDFDWTITNESDAPSLDDQLRPILALAAEATRH, translated from the exons ATGGAATGTTCACACTCGGAACCAAAACTCATTTTGATTTTCAGCGGTAAACGAAAGTCGGGGAAAGATTACGTCACGGATGTCATCCTCGATCG TTTAGGAGAAGACGTCTGTGGCGTCGTTCGTCTTTCTGCGCCCCTCAAACAAGCATATGCTCAG GAACATGGACTGGACGCCAAGCAACTATCGGGTTCCGGCCCTTACAAGGAGCTCTACCGGGTCGACATGGTCAGCTGGGGCGAAGCTCGGAGACAGCGAGATCCCGGATTTTTCTGCCGGCTGGCAACAAGAGGAGCGCACCAGCCCGTTTGG GTGGTGAGTGACGCACGGCGGATGTCGGACCTTTGCTGGTTTTGGGCCAAATTCCCTCAACAGACTCGCTGTGTGCGTGTGGAAAGTCGAGAAGAAACGCGCAGGCGTAGGGGGTGGATCTTCACCCCGG GCGTGGATGACGCAGAGTCTGAGTGCGGGTTGGACAGTGGGGTGGACTTCGATTGGACCATCACAAATGAGTCCGACGCCCCATCATTAGATGACCAGTTGCGGCCAATCCTTGCACTGGCGGCAGAGGCGACCCGTCACTGA
- the LOC125974880 gene encoding tropomyosin alpha-4 chain: MSGVSSIEAVKKKIKVLQGQAEEAEERAEVLQRQLEEEKSARDEAEAEVASLSRRLQMTEDNLDQTHEQLTSAIEKLDKLEKVADESERGIRVIETRAMKDEEKMERLAVELKQAQIIAEEADRKYEEVARKLVMGEQELERAEARAELAESKTRALEEELKSLVASSKSFESQAEKFSMQEERSELEISSLRSKLTEADNRADSAERMVAKLERTVDDLEESLALAKTANLELHATLNRTMEELNAC; this comes from the exons ATGAGTGGAGTAAGCAGCATTGAGGCAGTGAAGAAGAAGATCAAAGTTCTTCAGGGGCAAGCGGAAGAAGCTGAAGAACGAGCAGAGGTGCTGCAAAGACaactggaggaggagaagagtGCTCGAGATGAG GCAGAGGCGGAAGTGGCATCACTCAGTCGGCGTCTTCAGATGACAGAGGACAACCTGGACCAGACACATGAGCAGCTCACTTCTGCCATTGAAAAGCTGGACAAGCTGGAGAAGGTGGCCGACGAGAGTGAGAG AGGGATTCGTGTAATTGAGACTCGAGCCATGAAGGATGAGGAGAAGATGGAACGTTTGGCCGTTGAACTCAAGCAAGCTCAAATTATTGCTGAGGAGGCTGACCGCAAATATGAGGAA gtgGCTCGCAAACTGGTGATGGGGGAGCAGGAGCTGGAGCGTGCTGAAGCCCGAGCTGAGCTGGCTGAGAg CAAAACTCGCGCCTTGGAGGAGGAGCTGAAGAGTCTGGTAGCCAGTTCCAAGAGTTTTGAGTCTCAGGCCGAGAAG TTCTCTATGCAGGAGGAGCGCAGCGAGCTGGAGATCAGCAGCCTCAGGAGTAAACTGACGGAG GCGGATAACAGGGCCGATTCTGCCGAGCGCATGGTGGCCAAGCTGGAGAGAACAGTGGACGATCTGGAAG AATCGCTGGCGTTGGCAAAGACGGCCAACCTAGAGCTGCACGCCACGCTCAACCGGACCATGGAGGAGCTCAATGCCTGCTGA